The segment TCAGTGTTAAgacataataacaaaataagatACTTTTTTACTTAGATTTAGATATttagaattacaaagtgaaaaGAGAAGCAGTGTGTAATGTAGATATGTGCACTGTGTTTATATTAACTAACACGTGGTTGAATACTGGTTTCTCACTGTATTACTGATTCATCTGGCAGACGTGGTTACGTTACTTTTTAATTCTGCTCTGGAATAAAAAGCTGTTTAGCTAACTAAAACCCCCGTTTTTCTCAGTCTTATAGTGTCAGCTTCCAAACATTGACCATCAACCAACACTGAATTAAATTGGGAATCTTGTATAGAGCGCACTGTGTTCGTCTCCCCCAGACCACATATTACGTTTACATTAGGGCATTTACAATTATtgctgaatacaatttgagcaattgagggttcagggccttgctcaggggcccaaacagtgacaacttggtggtggagCAAGCAAGTAATCATGTAGTCAGGGACTGTTTAGTTTCTGAGCACGTTTGTAAAACAGATTTGCAGTTTTATTGACCAGACGAGAGCCCTTATGTATTGAATCTAACGCCACGCCCATGTGCACTAACTGTAACAAACAGGggcccaaacagtggcaacttggtggtggtgaagcCTGAACCAGCAgtcttatgattactagtccagtaccttaaccactgcccTAACAGACCACCAATCTGACAGAAGCACTTGACTCAATTACAAATGCTCAGAAGATGTGTAACAGATGGTCCATCCATGTGcaagtacccccccccccccccccccccaaaaaaaaaccctctttCAACAATTTGTAAGCACACAGGTCTGTAGAATGCTTCTATATTCTGTAGCATGAAAACGTTTCATTACTGGAAGCGGTTTTGCCCAAACTATTAAAACCAGTCTGAAATTCATCCTCCACCACAATACCAGCTGTAGCCAGTTGTTTGAACTGACTTGAAAAAGTGAAATTTCATGCTAGTGCCACTTTGAAAGCTCTGGTTTAACATATTTGCCAAAAAGCTTAGCTATTCAAAGAGTTATAAGAGTCTATGAAGAACCTTCATGGGCTGTTAGACTGGCAAGTCATCATGTAGTCAGGGACTCATTAGTTTCTGAGCAAGTTTGTGAAACAGATTTGTAGTTTTATTGACCAGATGACAGCCCTTATGTATTTAATCTCAAGCCACACCCATTCGCACTAACTGTAACAAACACTCCACGTTCTCCCAAAATTGAACGACCATCAACCAACATCGAATTAAAGGAAGAATTTTGTATTGCATGCACCACGTTTGTCTCCCCCAGACCACATATTACGTTTACATTAGGGCATTTACAATtattactgaatacaatttacacaattgagggttaagggccttgctcaggggcccaaacttggtgatggtgagaCTCATTAGTTTCTGAGCAAGCTTGTGAAACAGATTTGCAGTTTTATTGACCAGATGACAGCCCTTATGTATTTAATCTTAATTCACACCCATTTGCACTAACTGTAACAAATCTGTCACACCAAACCTGACAGATTCACTACAACGTAGGATTCAAATAAAATGAGGATTTGAGAAACAGGACTGTGGATCAAAACATCCGCCAAATGAATTCACACAGTGGTTCTAAAAACTGAGTGTTTGTGACTCCAAAAACTCCCAAGAGTGAAATAAACTGTAGTTGACAACCACAGACTGTTAGTTCCCATCTGAAGCCTGTAGTGAGGAGGCGCTTCAGCTCATGTGCGCTGGGGTAAAAGTACATTGATGGACAAAGTCTGCCCTCTAGTAGCTGAAGtaagaaaataaaagcatttaaaaacgTCTCCCATTTTGCACTTAACATGAAGTGATCTGGAAAGCACGAAGCTCTTAGTGGAGAGAGGCATTAGTGatcattattaacatttatacaaTAAGCAGCAACATTAAACATGTCCAGTATTGTTATACGTTCATAGCGCCACAGAAATTCGATCCGGATTTCAGTGGTGGCGGGTTAGCAAATGGCAAAATGAGACCACCGAGCCACCCGAGCGCCTGGAATCTGTGAtgagttttatattttgatgagATGCTATGAGATGCTACGGTTATCGATTAACCGTCGAATTAGGACATAAACCTCAGTGATGAGTTTGATAGTGTGGTAAGTTATGCTCTTGACTAACAAAGCTGATTTTGAAATTGTCATCCCAAGGTTTCCTATTTGCTTTTTAGTTTTGCACTGGAGCtacagacagatacagagaGCAAGAGACACACAAATCCAAGTGCAAGCAGAGACCTGCCTTGATTTTCTACCCCTAGATTAATTCACTCATTTATCCTGCCTGATGTCCCAACAATTATTAGCTGCAGCGGGTCTTCCCACGTCTGTGTCCAGGATGAGAAATTAGCCAATGTACTGGTATATCAAAAACTGGGAACATACCGTAGGTACATGCAGCTCaaacaggatgccagtccatcacagaccaTCACACAAATTCAGTTATTTATTCCCACCTAGGGGTCATTTAGATCAGCAAATCCACCAACTGACAGAGTAGCTCCAGTGCAAAACCCAGGTCCATTTTATTTCCACCAAGGCCTGTGTGATCCCACATAACAAGCCTGGGCCACAAGTGGTGGACAAAATATCAGAAACAGGTAATCATCATTAATTTTAGAGAGCTGATCAGCAGTTTGACCCTGTCTTTGGctccagatttatttattttggacaCTTGGTCATgcgcttgttggacgtcccatttcagaAACAAATGTTGTTAATAAAACAGAGCTGATCAGCAGTTGGGCTCGTCTTTGGCTCCAGATTTATTTACTTGATTATTTGGGTTTAACCACCATGTTAAACACATACTTGTCATTTAATGGCTAAACAGGTCTTatgtttctgtgtttatttgATCTTGTCTTAATATTTTGGGGCCATTTTATACTTGATGGCTGGCTGTTGGAGCATTCTCAAGAGAACAAAATCCTTCGATTTATTAGGAGATGACCAAAGTGGACAGCTACTTCCCAGTCTGCACTTCTGGACTTCTAATACACTTAAGTTTATTTAGCTGTTCATTCGttcactttttaatggttttagcAGTCTGTTTGAGGGCATTAGCGGCCTAAGGCAATTCCAATCAGCTATTTTGTTAGTTTATCCACCACTGGTGTACTGCTTTGTTATGACAAGTATTATTGAACCAATAAGTGAATGCTTGTTAATTAGCATTCATCAGAGACCTACACACATCTTGTATCTTAGGTTACATTTAAAGATGCATAATTAATCACCTGTTATGAACATTCTGCTATAACGTTCTCCACTTACcccaagaaaaccattaaaaTTCTAAAGCAGATGAATTCACTGTGTCATTTCACCCACCACTGCAGCCTGGCATTCCTCCACACCACCAGGTGGCAGCATTTACAGCACTGACTACAAGTAGGTATCCTCTGAACTGTTGACACTTTCTGTAGAGATGCGCAAGTCGACCTTATTTTCCGGAGCAGGGGTCGATTCCTGGTTGGCAGACGGTGCATTGTGGGTAAGCAGCGGGCTCGAGTCTGTAGGTGGATCTAACGCAGTGTGGTTCTCATGATCGGCGGGATGATCAGCGGGAAAATCCTCACTGTAGGGAAGAGGGGCGGGTAAGAGGACAGGAGGAGGATCTGAAAATTGTTCTGGAGGGGCGACCTGGAGGTGAGGGCACCACTCTAAAGCAGCTGGAACCGGCTGATGCTCCGCAGGAAGAGATTCTGGCTGATGGGATTTCTGGCTGATGGACGGACTCGGGGTCGACCGGACGAGTCGTTCTGTGGAGGTTTTAACCTCCTCCTGTTTTGTAGGATCTAATGATGCTTGTATTGGTGCCTCTTGTGGTGCAGGAACTTTATCTTCCTGGTTGAGAGGCTGTGCTTGTCGTATCTGGTTAGATTTAAAGTCATCAGGGAGGGCGTAGGGATTAGGGATGTCTGGAAAAGGGGTGGAATTTTTCTTCAAGGAACCCCTCTTCTTCCCACGTCCGAATTCAGACTTGCCCCCTGTGGCAGGCGGGTATTGGACGATTATAGTAGGATTCTGGCAGAGGTCTTGACGCGAGTGAGGCTCCGAGGACATGATGGCGTAAGCGCCGTGCATTCTGGGAGCCGGTTTGCGGCTGGGTTCTCCACGCTTCTTCTTCCAGCGCTTGAGCTGTGAGCGGTGCTCGCGCTCCACGTCCCGGGCGGAGACGGGCAACTCGAGGACCTGCGAGAAAATCAGAGTCAGCTCATTTCCACtgggtcaaacacacacacacacacacacacaaatatacaataatacactatatggccaaaagtatttggccacttggtcatgagcttgttggacgtctatTTTATTCAGTAAAATAGCAttcgtatggctgggcactgatgatggtcaagaaagcctcagttgatgttccagttcatcctaaaGCTGTCTGTTATACTTATCCCACTACCACCGATACCTGGGTTTGAATCACAGCAGTGCTGTCGGCATGGCAGGGCATctagacagacatgattggctatgtctgagggtgggattGATGCCCTGACCAGGGTTTATGTATACTCTGACAATCACATTTCAGATTTAGCACCGATatggcattgtgtgtgtgtgtgtgtgtgtgtgtgtgttacctgttgTACAAGGAAGGCCTCCTGCATGTATCGAGGCTCGATGGCTCTGAGCAGCTCCATGGTCTCATACTGACCCGGACAGGCCTTCAGCTTTTCCTTAGATCCCAGCATGCACCTCAAAAACACCAGCCCCACCCGGAATATAATCTTCACCCCTAAACGCGGGGAGAGGGAGACAGCAGAGAAAAGAAAATACAGAGTCACACAGTCAAACAACAGAATAACAAAAAGATGGCATACAGATGGcatattgggtctgtctgaaaacctagtgagctgccttgctgcctgcctgggcagctgcctcagtagagaggattctaataagacattgaaatTAATTACACGGTGCACTGCTCAAAGCTTTGAGCATTTTAAAAATCCAGCAGTGCTCACTAGATTTAACAGGTACATAACtgatagtgtgtatgtgtgtgtgtgtgtttatggtacCGTCACACAGGAACATGTCCCACACTCGGAGGACGGAGGCCCAGGGCAGAGTTCGGGAGAAAACACACATGAACCACTCCATCATGTACAGCACTGGCTCGATCTTGTGCTTGTCCAGGTGTCTGTACGCTACAGGACTCACTCGCTTCAGTAATGCGTGCAGGATCTCTCCATCCAACTGTACTgactcctacacacacaagGTGGCAGTGTTGAGTTAAGTACACAGTGCAGTAGGGCGgtggttggctggtctataatTTTCCACACACCCTGTGAtttacagtttaattaaaagtttacacacacacacacttaagaaTGTCAGTCATAACAGTCCTGGGATTTTCCTTTTTATAATTCCGTCTGATTTTCTatttttagtcatttccaatggCACGATGATAACGTCCTCTTCTGCTTGCaccatcatatttatttatttattaggattttaatgtcatgttttacactttggttacattcatgacaggaacagtagttactcattacacaagattcatcagttcaagtttgtaatgtcaaacacagtcacagacaattttgtatctccagttcacctcactttttttttttgagctcccagaggaaacccacgcagacacgggaagtaCTTAtaaccacctgggaatcgaacccgggaccttcttgctgtgaggcgacagtgctacccactgagccaccgtgctgccccttgCATCACCATATATCTCAAAAGTCTCATCCAACCATGTCTTTTTGTACCTGTTgcaacaggaaagagccttccctaaaccgttaCCACAAAGTGGTAActtaaacacctgaactcaaaaattagggtgtccacatacctcaGACCCCTCCTGTCCAAGCCCCCCACCAACAGAGCCCTAGAAAAATGCTATGTAGTAAATAACCTGATATTGTTTTACTTACCAGGCCTGGACTGTAGTAACCAGGGAGGTACTTCTCACAGATCTGAACCAAACCCCAAAAGgcgtcctacacacacacacacacacacacacacacacacacacacacacacacacacacacacacacacacacacacacactcacaggatCAGATCATGGGCTTATTACTAACATGCAGATAACTACCTATAAAACATTAGGACCGCCCAGTTATTGTCAAAAAAGCTCTGACCAGAGacctggactccacaagacatctaaagGAGTCCAGTGGTATCTGATTCTATGACATTACCAGCAGATCCTTTTACTGCTGTACGCTGCAATGTGGCTCCTTCAAGCATACTTCTGCTCATATTGGTCCATGCTAAATATTTCATTTGTCGGACAGAAGGATGGACAGTGTCACCTAATTCAAGTCTTTCTTAAACTATGGCAAACTTTAATTTTGTGGTTCTCAATAATTTCCTTCAagataaagtatctatctatctatctatctatctatccgtctgtctgtctgtctgtctgtctgtctgtaaatgtaaataatgtagataga is part of the Trichomycterus rosablanca isolate fTriRos1 chromosome 7, fTriRos1.hap1, whole genome shotgun sequence genome and harbors:
- the tbc1d10aa gene encoding TBC1 domain family member 10A isoform X2, whose product is MRGRAWLYLCGGKVKRERNVNTFKELENMEGDPKWMDIIQRDLHRQFPFHEMFLSREGHGQQDLLQVLKAYTLYRPEEGYCQAQAPIAAVLLMHMPAEDAFWGLVQICEKYLPGYYSPGLESVQLDGEILHALLKRVSPVAYRHLDKHKIEPVLYMMEWFMCVFSRTLPWASVLRVWDMFLCDGVKIIFRVGLVFLRCMLGSKEKLKACPGQYETMELLRAIEPRYMQEAFLVQQVLELPVSARDVEREHRSQLKRWKKKRGEPSRKPAPRMHGAYAIMSSEPHSRQDLCQNPTIIVQYPPATGGKSEFGRGKKRGSLKKNSTPFPDIPNPYALPDDFKSNQIRQAQPLNQEDKVPAPQEAPIQASLDPTKQEEVKTSTERLVRSTPSPSISQKSHQPESLPAEHQPVPAALEWCPHLQVAPPEQFSDPPPVLLPAPLPYSEDFPADHPADHENHTALDPPTDSSPLLTHNAPSANQESTPAPENKVDLRISTESVNSSEDTYL
- the tbc1d10aa gene encoding TBC1 domain family member 10A isoform X1, with product MAEFENGDQTLDTVSLRTVGSHFDNDGESSLGSDSELNGFPGSRETDKYGFIGGAQKYSAESAQDVPPEVLRHRELKWLEMLNDWDKWINKRFKKVRLRCQKGIPPSMRGRAWLYLCGGKVKRERNVNTFKELENMEGDPKWMDIIQRDLHRQFPFHEMFLSREGHGQQDLLQVLKAYTLYRPEEGYCQAQAPIAAVLLMHMPAEDAFWGLVQICEKYLPGYYSPGLESVQLDGEILHALLKRVSPVAYRHLDKHKIEPVLYMMEWFMCVFSRTLPWASVLRVWDMFLCDGVKIIFRVGLVFLRCMLGSKEKLKACPGQYETMELLRAIEPRYMQEAFLVQQVLELPVSARDVEREHRSQLKRWKKKRGEPSRKPAPRMHGAYAIMSSEPHSRQDLCQNPTIIVQYPPATGGKSEFGRGKKRGSLKKNSTPFPDIPNPYALPDDFKSNQIRQAQPLNQEDKVPAPQEAPIQASLDPTKQEEVKTSTERLVRSTPSPSISQKSHQPESLPAEHQPVPAALEWCPHLQVAPPEQFSDPPPVLLPAPLPYSEDFPADHPADHENHTALDPPTDSSPLLTHNAPSANQESTPAPENKVDLRISTESVNSSEDTYL